The Alteromonas stellipolaris genome includes a region encoding these proteins:
- the trxA gene encoding thioredoxin TrxA, with translation MSDKIIQLSDDKFEADVINAEGPVLVDFWAEWCGPCKMIAPILEEVANEFEGKLTVGKLNVDENNETPPKYGIRGIPTLLLFKNGNVAATKVGALSKTQLAEFLNENL, from the coding sequence ATGAGCGACAAAATTATCCAGTTATCTGACGATAAATTCGAAGCAGATGTTATCAATGCTGAAGGTCCTGTACTGGTTGACTTTTGGGCCGAGTGGTGTGGCCCCTGTAAAATGATCGCGCCAATCTTAGAAGAAGTTGCGAACGAGTTTGAAGGCAAGTTAACAGTTGGCAAGTTGAATGTCGATGAAAATAACGAAACTCCACCTAAATATGGTATTCGTGGTATTCCTACATTACTACTTTTCAAAAACGGTAACGTAGCGGCAACGAAAGTAGGTGCGTTATCTAAAACTCAGCTAGCTGAGTTCTTAAACGAAAATCTTTAG